The following coding sequences are from one Streptomyces sp. NBC_00536 window:
- a CDS encoding helix-turn-helix domain-containing protein: MSDEESPHLKSLALLEGLIEEAELDWAVTLDPEPLSRSTGLPESVVVAGLHRRPLPESDFLQQVTQRLEFLRRTRMGPAGRPYTQAEIAHGAGLTPQWFGRFLRGEKAPSLEHAARIEDFFQVSRGFLTATPSQALDRALRERLEEERSRQLAELQDFKRKNQLNGFALRGTSPKTRAVMQALIDSIEEDQQDV; the protein is encoded by the coding sequence GTGAGCGACGAGGAAAGCCCTCATCTGAAGAGCCTGGCGCTTCTGGAGGGACTGATCGAGGAAGCGGAGCTGGACTGGGCCGTGACCCTCGACCCGGAGCCGCTGTCCCGGAGCACCGGCCTGCCCGAATCGGTGGTGGTGGCCGGCCTGCACCGGCGGCCGCTGCCCGAGAGCGACTTCCTCCAGCAGGTCACCCAGCGGCTGGAATTCCTGCGCCGGACCCGGATGGGCCCGGCGGGCAGGCCGTACACGCAGGCCGAGATCGCGCACGGAGCCGGGCTGACCCCGCAGTGGTTCGGCCGCTTCCTGCGCGGCGAGAAGGCGCCCTCGCTGGAGCACGCGGCCCGGATCGAGGACTTCTTCCAGGTGTCGCGGGGCTTCCTGACGGCCACCCCCTCCCAGGCCCTCGACCGGGCCCTGCGGGAGCGGCTGGAAGAGGAGCGCTCGCGGCAGCTGGCCGAACTCCAGGACTTCAAACGCAAGAACCAGCTCAACGGGTTCGCCCTGCGGGGTACGTCGCCCAAGACGCGCGCCGTGATGCAGGCCCTCATCGACTCGATCGAAGAGGACCAGCAGGACGTGTGA
- a CDS encoding helix-turn-helix domain-containing protein translates to MENPERELYSVGEVAERLGLHVRTVRNYVRDGRLKAVRIGKQYRISHEDFEALTRRPLTGRDPAPAAAAAQRGHLEVSSIVQLDPIGPEAASRLSTLVTAAVQGPRDTPQALRVQTVYDKERARMKIVVLGSAVDTADLLHLIDGALGPENGLFPSGARQEAPRA, encoded by the coding sequence ATGGAGAATCCAGAACGCGAGCTGTACTCGGTCGGCGAGGTCGCCGAGCGGCTGGGGCTCCACGTGCGGACCGTCCGGAACTACGTCCGCGACGGACGGCTCAAAGCCGTCCGGATCGGCAAGCAGTACCGGATCAGCCACGAGGACTTCGAGGCGCTGACCCGGCGGCCGCTCACCGGCCGGGACCCGGCCCCGGCGGCGGCCGCCGCCCAGCGCGGCCATCTGGAGGTGTCGAGCATCGTGCAGCTCGACCCGATCGGCCCGGAGGCGGCGAGCCGGCTGAGCACCCTGGTCACGGCCGCCGTACAGGGCCCGCGGGACACGCCGCAGGCCCTGCGCGTCCAGACCGTCTACGACAAGGAGCGAGCCCGTATGAAGATCGTGGTCCTCGGCAGTGCCGTCGACACCGCCGACCTGCTCCATCTGATCGACGGCGCGCTCGGACCGGAGAACGGCCTGTTCCCGTCCGGCGCCCGGCAGGAGGCCCCCCGTGCCTGA
- a CDS encoding DUF4180 domain-containing protein, whose product MPDVLVEHHGVPVLVCAADGPPIATEQDALDHLIGAAYHRAEAIAVPAERFDDRFFDLSSGIAGAILQKCVTYGIHLIVVGDISHHLRASKALPDLVRESNRGRHAWFVDDLDALAARLA is encoded by the coding sequence GTGCCTGACGTCCTCGTGGAGCACCACGGCGTACCCGTCCTGGTCTGCGCCGCCGACGGCCCGCCGATCGCCACCGAGCAGGACGCCCTCGACCACCTGATCGGCGCGGCCTACCACCGGGCGGAGGCGATCGCGGTCCCGGCCGAGCGGTTCGACGACCGCTTCTTCGACCTCAGCAGCGGGATCGCCGGGGCGATCCTGCAGAAATGCGTGACCTACGGGATCCACCTGATCGTCGTCGGGGACATCTCGCACCACCTGCGGGCGAGCAAGGCCCTCCCGGACCTCGTCCGCGAGTCGAACCGGGGCCGCCACGCCTGGTTCGTGGACGACCTCGACGCGCTCGCGGCCCGGCTGGCGTAA
- a CDS encoding PP2C family protein-serine/threonine phosphatase has protein sequence MGHRLRHPVKGRFREPRLALLPVPFALIALVTTVDVLAPPGVHLGPFLVAAPALTASFSGPRMTGFVGAVAVLAQAVVAVVRTNLTDLNHTIQIVALVLISVFVTLFAHLREVHERQLTQLRSVAQAAQQVVLRPLRERMGPLRLASVYLAAEAEAQIGGDLYAATRTPDSTRLIIGDVRGKGLEAVGEAALVLGAFRAAAHQEADLPGLVAHLEAAVVADPDDPYEANGEVAPYDGGDASDWHREQFTTAAVLDVPDRDMTLRLVSCGHPPPLLLRGGRVLPLEVDHPAPPLGLTEFADGGFAAQSFPFERGDVVLLYTDGVIEARNAAGDFYPLAERAADWPGDGPEALLRHLCADLLAHSPGGHLGDDAAMVAIERIG, from the coding sequence ATGGGTCATCGGCTGCGCCACCCGGTGAAGGGCCGGTTCCGGGAACCGCGCCTGGCGCTGCTGCCGGTGCCCTTCGCCCTGATCGCCCTGGTCACCACGGTCGACGTACTGGCGCCGCCGGGTGTCCATCTCGGCCCGTTCCTGGTCGCCGCGCCCGCGCTGACCGCGTCCTTCTCCGGGCCCCGGATGACCGGGTTCGTCGGCGCGGTGGCGGTGCTGGCCCAGGCCGTGGTGGCCGTCGTACGGACCAACCTCACCGACCTGAACCACACCATCCAGATCGTCGCGCTGGTGCTGATCTCGGTGTTCGTCACCCTCTTCGCCCATCTGCGCGAGGTCCACGAGCGGCAGCTGACCCAGCTGCGCTCGGTGGCCCAGGCCGCCCAGCAGGTCGTGCTGCGGCCGCTGCGCGAGCGGATGGGTCCGCTGCGCCTGGCGTCCGTGTACCTGGCCGCCGAGGCCGAGGCGCAGATCGGCGGGGACCTGTACGCCGCCACGCGCACCCCGGACAGCACCCGGCTGATCATCGGTGACGTCCGGGGCAAGGGGCTGGAGGCCGTGGGGGAAGCGGCCCTGGTCCTCGGCGCCTTCCGGGCCGCCGCGCACCAGGAGGCCGATCTGCCGGGGCTGGTCGCCCACCTGGAGGCCGCCGTCGTGGCGGACCCGGACGACCCGTACGAGGCGAACGGCGAGGTGGCCCCGTACGACGGGGGCGACGCCTCCGACTGGCACCGCGAGCAGTTCACCACCGCGGCCGTGCTCGACGTACCGGACCGGGACATGACCCTGCGCCTCGTCAGCTGCGGGCACCCGCCACCCCTGCTGCTGCGCGGCGGCCGGGTCCTCCCGCTGGAGGTGGACCACCCGGCGCCGCCGCTCGGCCTCACCGAGTTCGCGGACGGCGGCTTCGCCGCGCAGTCGTTCCCCTTCGAGCGCGGGGACGTCGTCCTCCTGTACACCGACGGGGTCATCGAGGCGCGGAACGCGGCGGGGGACTTCTACCCGCTGGCGGAGCGGGCCGCCGACTGGCCCGGCGACGGCCCGGAAGCCCTGTTGCGCCACCTGTGCGCGGACCTGCTCGCCCACTCCCCCGGCGGGCACTTGGGGGACGACGCGGCGATGGTGGCCATCGAGCGGATCGGCTGA
- a CDS encoding M20 family metallopeptidase has product MPTPMPMPIPKTVPVSVDAMLEDLRTLVETESPSRDLDALSASAKVVAAVIESRLGGQAVLIETEAGPHVHWSGGGDPKVLILGHHDTVFPLGTLERRPFTVADGHATGPGVFDMLGGLVQAVHGLAALDDRSGVEILVTADEEVGSHSSRALIEERALACGAVLVFEGAADGGALKTGRKGCGTFQVSIAGRASHAGLEPEAGVNALIEASHQVLDIAALGRPGIGTTVTPTVASAGTLDNVVPAEATLIVDVRVESADEKERVESAFAALTPHLDEARIVVQGSVGRPPMPESASASLFAVARRLLPHLEGKAVGGGSDGNFTAALGVPTLDGLGAVGGGAHADHEYLVVDAMTERADLVTGLVRAIRGE; this is encoded by the coding sequence ATGCCGACGCCGATGCCCATGCCGATCCCCAAGACCGTCCCCGTGAGTGTCGACGCGATGCTCGAAGACCTGCGGACACTCGTCGAGACCGAATCCCCGTCGCGGGATCTCGACGCCTTGAGCGCATCGGCCAAAGTCGTCGCCGCCGTCATCGAGAGCCGCCTCGGCGGGCAGGCCGTCCTGATCGAGACCGAGGCCGGACCGCACGTCCACTGGTCCGGCGGCGGCGATCCCAAGGTCCTGATCCTCGGTCACCACGACACGGTGTTCCCGCTCGGCACCCTGGAGCGCCGCCCGTTCACGGTCGCCGACGGGCACGCGACCGGCCCCGGGGTCTTCGACATGCTCGGCGGACTGGTCCAGGCCGTGCACGGCCTCGCGGCCCTCGACGACCGGTCGGGCGTCGAGATCCTGGTGACCGCCGACGAAGAGGTCGGCTCCCACTCCTCCCGGGCCCTCATCGAGGAACGCGCCCTCGCCTGCGGCGCCGTCCTCGTCTTCGAGGGCGCCGCCGACGGCGGGGCGCTCAAGACCGGCCGCAAGGGCTGCGGCACCTTCCAGGTGTCGATCGCGGGCCGGGCCTCGCACGCGGGCCTGGAGCCCGAGGCCGGGGTGAACGCCCTCATCGAAGCCTCGCACCAGGTGCTGGACATCGCGGCGCTCGGCCGGCCCGGCATCGGCACCACCGTCACCCCGACCGTCGCGTCCGCCGGAACCCTGGACAACGTCGTTCCGGCGGAGGCCACTCTGATCGTCGACGTCCGCGTCGAATCGGCCGACGAGAAGGAGCGCGTCGAGTCGGCGTTCGCGGCGCTGACCCCGCACCTGGACGAGGCGCGGATCGTGGTGCAGGGATCCGTCGGCCGCCCGCCGATGCCCGAGTCGGCGTCGGCGTCGCTCTTCGCGGTGGCGCGGCGGCTGCTGCCCCACTTGGAGGGCAAGGCGGTGGGCGGCGGCAGCGACGGCAACTTCACGGCCGCGCTCGGGGTGCCCACGCTCGACGGCCTGGGCGCCGTCGGCGGCGGCGCGCACGCCGACCACGAGTACCTGGTGGTCGACGCCATGACGGAGCGGGCGGACCTCGTCACCGGACTGGTGCGGGCGATCCGGGGCGAGTGA
- a CDS encoding DinB family protein, with the protein MTRTDPKADLLVYLQDAREVLLWKLEGLSEYDVRRPMTPSGTNLLGLVKHTAGAEALYFGETFGRPFDGPPLWITGSAEANADLWATADETREHIVGLYRQVWAHSDKTIESLDLDAVGRIPWGDRSEVTLHSSLVHMIAETDRHAGHADVIRELIDGTAGLRPGSEAMAPGDAAWWADHRDRLERVARAAGNLPVSP; encoded by the coding sequence ATGACCCGAACAGACCCCAAGGCAGACCTCCTTGTCTACCTCCAGGACGCCCGCGAAGTCCTGTTGTGGAAGCTCGAAGGGCTGTCGGAATACGACGTGCGCCGCCCCATGACACCGTCCGGTACGAACCTGCTGGGTCTGGTCAAACACACGGCGGGCGCCGAAGCCCTGTACTTCGGCGAGACCTTCGGGCGGCCCTTCGACGGACCGCCGCTGTGGATCACGGGCAGCGCCGAGGCGAACGCGGACCTGTGGGCGACCGCCGACGAGACGCGCGAGCACATCGTGGGGCTGTACCGGCAGGTCTGGGCACATTCGGACAAGACGATCGAGTCACTGGACCTCGACGCGGTCGGCCGGATCCCCTGGGGCGACCGGAGCGAGGTGACGCTCCATTCGAGCCTCGTTCACATGATCGCGGAGACCGACCGGCACGCCGGACACGCCGATGTCATCCGGGAACTCATCGACGGGACCGCCGGGTTGCGGCCCGGGAGCGAGGCCATGGCCCCGGGCGACGCCGCCTGGTGGGCGGACCACCGGGACCGCCTGGAACGCGTCGCCCGCGCGGCCGGGAACCTTCCGGTCAGCCCGTAA
- a CDS encoding response regulator transcription factor gives MTDDTTTTTTTTPSAARAITLLICDDHPVVRDGLRGMFAAADGFEVLAEAADGVEGVALAERLDPDVVLMDLRMPGGGGVAAIAELTRRGLRSKVLVLTTYDTDTDTLPAIEAGATGYLLKDAPREELFTAVRAAAEGRTVLSPAVASRLVTAVRRPAAPAGEPLSAREREVIELVAKGTSNREIARALFISEATVKTHLTHIYGKLSAKDRAEAVAVAYERKILG, from the coding sequence ATGACCGATGACACCACCACCACGACCACCACCACTCCGTCCGCCGCCCGCGCCATCACGCTGCTGATCTGCGACGACCACCCCGTGGTCCGGGACGGCCTGCGCGGGATGTTCGCCGCCGCCGACGGTTTCGAAGTCCTCGCCGAGGCCGCCGACGGCGTCGAGGGAGTCGCCCTGGCCGAGCGGCTCGACCCCGACGTCGTCCTGATGGACCTGCGCATGCCCGGCGGCGGGGGAGTGGCCGCCATCGCGGAACTCACCCGCCGCGGACTGCGCTCCAAGGTGCTCGTCCTGACGACCTACGACACCGATACGGACACCCTCCCCGCGATCGAGGCCGGGGCCACCGGCTACCTCCTCAAGGACGCCCCGCGCGAGGAGCTGTTCACCGCGGTACGGGCCGCCGCCGAGGGCCGCACCGTCCTGTCCCCGGCGGTCGCCTCCCGCCTGGTCACGGCGGTGCGCAGACCGGCCGCCCCGGCCGGTGAACCGCTCTCCGCCCGCGAGCGGGAGGTCATCGAACTCGTGGCCAAGGGCACCTCCAACCGGGAGATCGCCCGGGCCCTGTTCATCAGCGAGGCCACGGTGAAGACCCATCTGACGCACATCTACGGCAAGTTGAGTGCCAAGGACCGCGCGGAGGCGGTCGCGGTGGCCTACGAGCGCAAGATCCTCGGCTAG